The DNA segment ATCTTCGGGATCTTGCGGCCATTCATGAAGATTTAGAATTTGCACACGCCCTCATTTCCGGACATCAAAGTCCGATCTCCGCATCGCGCCATCTGGCGCTGCCGACAAAGCCGGACCGGGCCGGATACCCGGTTTCTGCGGAAACCGCATACCCATAAATTTAACATATAACATTAAATACATCAATATTAATCTTGGCACGGAGCTTCTCAGATGCATATTGAAATTCCATCTTTTCCGACAATCTTTTTTGTTGCCAAAAGGGTCGTCCGGTAAGAAATTATAATTATGCGACGGATCGTGATATTGATTCTTTTCATTATACCGTCCCTGGGAGGAGCGAATACCACACCGCTATATTCAATCGGAGCGGGGCCGGGCGCCGGGAATCTACTGGGAGGCAGACCACCATGGTTCACAATTTCTCCCCTTTTGCAGTGCCAATTGGAAGCCCGGTTGAAAGGGCACTGGTTTCTCGCACTTACATTTGCATCCGGCAAAAATTACGATGATTCGTCGGCCCGTACCAATTTTAAATTCGGCTCCGATAAAAATACACGTTCCCGCTCCCATGTCAGCCGTGATCTGATACTCACTTTTAAATATCGCAAAGATATTGTGGCAAATGAATTGTCTCTTTTTGGCGGTTTCGGCGGCGGAATTTCCATCTGGGCCTTCAAGGATAAAGAGGGCGAATCGATTCTTCCGGTGGAAGGGCCGCACGGCGAAACGGTCAACTTCTCCGCCACCGAAATCATTATCGGCCCGTCAGTCGGATTGGAATATCAACTTTCCGCACGCTGGCGGCTTTCATTGGAATCGAGAATTTCATATTTAACCGGGGCCGGTTCAGAATTTGCCGAAGCCGTCGAGGATGCCCGTCCGCCCTGGAAGGCGGCCATTACGGTCAATCTAAATTATCTTTTTGGCGGACGTTCCCAGTCCCTTTCGCAAAACGATGAAAGGCGACATCCGGCAAAACAGCAATCCGAAGAGCGCGACACGATTTCGACTATCATCGGACAGAATCTTCTCGCAGCGCCGACTGTGCCGAAACCGGCATCATCGCCCCCAGTAGCGCCTCAGCTCGATAGCGATAATGACGGTATCCCGGATTTTTCCGATTTCTGCCCCGGGACCGAATCCGCCGTCAGAGGAAAGATAGATATTAATGGGTGCCCAATCGATACGGACTGTGACGGAATTCCGGACTACAGAGACAGGTGTCCGGACAATATTATTGGTGGGATCGTCGATAAAGAGGGATGTCCCATAGACAGTGACGGTGATGGTGTCCCCGACGGGCTTGACGATTGCCCCGGGAGCGTTTCCGGATTGACTGTCAACAGTTCGGGATGCCTTGATGACGGCATATTCGCAAAAGCGATAATTATTCCGGTACGGTATCGTCCCGGTTCCTTTGAATTGGATCCGGGTGCAATATCGAGATTGGACACTCTCGCCCTGGCCATGAAAGTAGTCACGACAGCCAAAATGCAAATTTATGGATATGGCGACGATTCCGGCAATACTGAGGAAAATCTGACCCTGTCCCAAAAGCGGGCCAATCGTGTGAAGGATTATCTG comes from the Candidatus Zixiibacteriota bacterium genome and includes:
- a CDS encoding hypothetical protein (Evidence 5 : Unknown function); amino-acid sequence: MRRIVILILFIIPSLGGANTTPLYSIGAGPGAGNLLGGRPPWFTISPLLQCQLEARLKGHWFLALTFASGKNYDDSSARTNFKFGSDKNTRSRSHVSRDLILTFKYRKDIVANELSLFGGFGGGISIWAFKDKEGESILPVEGPHGETVNFSATEIIIGPSVGLEYQLSARWRLSLESRISYLTGAGSEFAEAVEDARPPWKAAITVNLNYLFGGRSQSLSQNDERRHPAKQQSEERDTISTIIGQNLLAAPTVPKPASSPPVAPQLDSDNDGIPDFSDFCPGTESAVRGKIDINGCPIDTDCDGIPDYRDRCPDNIIGGIVDKEGCPIDSDGDGVPDGLDDCPGSVSGLTVNSSGCLDDGIFAKAIIIPVRYRPGSFELDPGAISRLDTLALAMKVVTTAKMQIYGYGDDSGNTEENLTLSQKRANRVKDYLVSRGIAGDRLTPTGRGPRPSNIGDNIELRFNR